Part of the Spiroplasma sp. BIUS-1 genome, TCATGCAATTGACATTCTATAAATGTTCATTCCAGCTTCTTTAAATAAAGCTATATCTTCTTTATATCTATTGTATTGGTCTACACCAAATCTTTTTGGATAATGCAAACCATCTTTGTTTTCGATTGACTTTTCATAGTCTTCTCTAGTATAAGCATTTAATTCCCCTATACTTTTACGATCTAAATTTGGGTTGAAAGGTCTCATTTCAGCGATAGTAAGTGACTTACCATCAACATCATAAGCTCCTTCTACTTGTGAAGCAGAAGTTGCTCCCCCTCACAAGAAATCTTTTTTAACAAATTTCATAATTTGCCTCCTTAAGCTTTTGCTAATAAGTTTAGTTTTTGTTCTTTATTGAAGTGAATTTTTTTCTCTTCAATAAATCCATAACCAACTTCTACTGTGTTTGCAGCATTTCAATATAAGTCTTTAAATTGAAGTAATTCAACTTTGTTTGCTTGTTTTGAAATGTTTTCAACTGTTTTGTTTGAGTCTTGTTCAAGTTTTTTAATTGTTTCTTTGTATTCTTTTACCATAGCAACATTTTCTTTGATTAACTCTTCTTTTTGTAAGTTCAGTGGATTTATTTTATCTGCTAAACTGTATTCATTATATTTGTTTACGATTAAATCAATTTTCTCTTGATCTAATTTTTCGTTTGCTTGAGCTTTTGTAGCTTTTTTATATAATTTAGTTTTCACTTTTTCTTCAATACCGTTTAATCTAGCAATTTTTGACTCTATTGAAGTTAATTTTTGAATATATTTTTCATAACCGATAATTATTTCTTTATTATTTTTAAACTCTAAAGATAATTTATCTGCTTGTTCAATTCATGATTGAACGTTTTCAAATTCCATTTTTTTCAATAACTTAGTAATTCTTTTTGATAATTTAATTGAGTATTTATATTCATTTTTTCTTTCTCTATAGAAGAAGAATGAAAGTAATATTCCCGCAATTATAGTTGCCAAGAAAGAAATTAGAAGAATAACTTTATCCATTGGTTTATCGTAGTTTAAAACAGCTAATATACCTTGTGGTCCAACACTGTTTTGAACAACTCCAAACACTCCACAAATAAATCCTCCAACACCACTTGCTAATGAACCTATTATAAATGGTTTAACTTTAGGTAAGTTTATACCATAGATTATTGGTTCTGTAATTCCAAAGACTCCAGCTGGAACTGAGTTTCAAGCAAGTTGTCTTAAATTTCCATTTTTTGAAAATAAACCAATTCCAATTACAACACCTAATTGACCCATAACAGCAACAGTAACTGCTGGTAGCATTGGTGAAGGTGTATGATGTGAAATTATTGGCAACATCATTGTCATAGCGATTGCTATATGACATCCAGTAAGTACTAATGGTTGTCATATAATGGCAAATATTGCTACACCAAACCCAAATGGTATTGTACCTATTAGGTTTACTAACATAACCATTACGAATTCAACCAATCCTAAAATCGGTCCTGCAACAAACAATACTGGTACAACAGTAAAGAATATAACTAACGCTGCTCTAAAAACAACATCAATTGAACTTGGCATTCAAGTTTTAATTCATTTATCTGAGTATGTAACTAAGAATCCTGCAAGAATGAATGGAAGAACACTTCCTTCATATGCTTTTATTACTACAGGATAATCTGATATTCTGAATAAGAATCAACCAGATATACCATAATTACCCTCTGACATTAATTGTCCAAATTTTCATTGATCTGGTAGAGTTGGATCTCCAGAACTAGCAAAGAAAATTCTTGATGTAAGTAATAGTCCTACAAA contains:
- a CDS encoding glucose PTS transporter subunit IIA — protein: MEINLYAPVDCEVKHISKCSDDVFAQKMLGDGIVVIPENGNFVLPFDKAKCSMTFDTKHAYGFKINNQLDVLIHCGIDTVKLNGKPFNPKVKVDQNLKLNDAIFSVDLEVLKENQITSETPIVFDPTSAEDIQIVGLKEGKYKKGELICKVSYKTAAPEKKENGIKEFKSKYQLAAEHFVNAVGGEKNYSRVYNCMTRLRFNINDKAKVDEAKIKQNELVKGLNWNGDELQIIIGGECYKVREEIEKAHDYSGSTVEVKAKVHKSVGSIIMEGIAGIMVPIIPVLMAVGIFGALYAITNQIGWTQNLDGLDKEGNPIFIQDVNLLTVIMYVLQKVGLNLIGIFFIYNTVKYLNGNTILAIFVGLLLTSRIFFASSGDPTLPDQWKFGQLMSEGNYGISGWFLFRISDYPVVIKAYEGSVLPFILAGFLVTYSDKWIKTWMPSSIDVVFRAALVIFFTVVPVLFVAGPILGLVEFVMVMLVNLIGTIPFGFGVAIFAIIWQPLVLTGCHIAIAMTMMLPIISHHTPSPMLPAVTVAVMGQLGVVIGIGLFSKNGNLRQLAWNSVPAGVFGITEPIIYGINLPKVKPFIIGSLASGVGGFICGVFGVVQNSVGPQGILAVLNYDKPMDKVILLISFLATIIAGILLSFFFYRERKNEYKYSIKLSKRITKLLKKMEFENVQSWIEQADKLSLEFKNNKEIIIGYEKYIQKLTSIESKIARLNGIEEKVKTKLYKKATKAQANEKLDQEKIDLIVNKYNEYSLADKINPLNLQKEELIKENVAMVKEYKETIKKLEQDSNKTVENISKQANKVELLQFKDLYWNAANTVEVGYGFIEEKKIHFNKEQKLNLLAKA